The proteins below come from a single Mycobacterium parmense genomic window:
- a CDS encoding enoyl-CoA hydratase/isomerase family protein has translation MIEQTDLATIEFQVTDHVATVALNRPGKMNSFTEQMAAELGTVWARIRDDENIRVAVLCANGERAFCTGIDVTEGTWWKHRPIFNQEDPGELLGPKAHRVWKPVIAALHGIVAGGAMYFVNECDFSICSETATFFDPHANAGIVSALEPMGMLALGVPYGEVMRWALLGSEERMSAQTALRIGLVTEVVPDDQLRVRAFELAAEIAARRPNGIQGTVRAMWEARDLTPSVAARHGKFFTDLGNAGATPDSLNNKKKPRIR, from the coding sequence GTGATCGAGCAGACCGACCTTGCCACTATTGAATTCCAGGTCACCGACCACGTCGCCACCGTTGCGCTCAACCGGCCCGGGAAAATGAACAGCTTCACCGAACAGATGGCCGCCGAACTCGGAACAGTCTGGGCCCGAATCCGCGACGACGAGAACATCCGGGTCGCAGTGCTGTGCGCCAACGGCGAACGTGCCTTCTGCACCGGCATCGACGTGACCGAAGGCACTTGGTGGAAGCACCGACCGATCTTCAACCAGGAGGATCCGGGCGAACTACTGGGGCCGAAGGCACACAGGGTGTGGAAGCCGGTCATCGCGGCACTGCATGGGATCGTGGCCGGCGGTGCCATGTACTTCGTCAACGAGTGCGACTTCTCGATCTGCAGCGAGACGGCTACGTTCTTCGACCCCCATGCCAACGCGGGCATCGTCTCGGCGTTGGAGCCGATGGGCATGCTGGCTCTCGGCGTGCCGTACGGCGAGGTGATGCGCTGGGCACTGCTCGGCAGCGAGGAGCGGATGTCGGCGCAGACCGCTCTGCGCATCGGGCTGGTAACCGAGGTGGTCCCGGACGATCAACTACGCGTCCGTGCTTTCGAACTAGCCGCTGAAATCGCCGCCCGCCGACCGAATGGTATTCAAGGCACCGTGCGCGCGATGTGGGAGGCCCGTGATCTAACCCCCAGCGTCGCCGCCCGGCACGGCAAGTTCTTCACCGACCTTGGCAACGCCGGGGCCACCCCGGACTCGTTGAACAACAAGAAGAAACCGCGCATTCGATGA
- a CDS encoding aromatic ring-hydroxylating oxygenase subunit alpha yields the protein MTTLESDLATKHFDVRTVVRSDRVHGTVYTSAEIFRREMDTIFKTGWVYVAHESEVSEPGDYLTRMIGHDPVVVARGKDGVVRVMLNRCTHRANKLCNAEKGNANSFRCPYHGWTFGNTGALQGVPMREGYGEEFNRVRSELGLAQAPRVDSYGGFVFASLAPAGISLAEHLGKATRAIDRLLNLSPTREIDLRANWMKHLHHANWKMVVENNVDGYHALFTHASVYDAIKPAKVSHVPTKVDVLVRDLGNGHSEIDYSDEYHKLDEEFVWYGRIPRAKLADYVQALEGAYGPEQAHDALVVGPPHTLIWPNLFLAEMNVMFVEPQAPDRTIAYTTAVLIPGQDALNERTLRRSEGAMGPAGFLIADDGEIGMRNQAGLAAELPEWLMLARGMESDVDDTTGIINRDKSAETPQRGFYSHWAAVVGGMAGA from the coding sequence GTGACGACACTTGAATCTGACCTTGCGACAAAACACTTCGACGTCAGGACCGTCGTCCGCAGCGACCGCGTGCACGGGACCGTGTACACGTCCGCCGAGATCTTCCGCCGCGAAATGGACACTATCTTCAAGACCGGATGGGTCTACGTCGCCCACGAGAGCGAGGTCAGCGAGCCGGGTGACTACCTGACCCGAATGATCGGCCACGACCCGGTCGTCGTCGCACGCGGTAAGGATGGCGTGGTTCGCGTGATGCTCAACCGCTGCACTCACCGTGCCAACAAGCTGTGCAACGCCGAGAAGGGCAACGCCAACTCGTTCCGGTGCCCGTATCACGGCTGGACATTCGGCAACACCGGCGCGCTGCAGGGTGTTCCGATGCGTGAGGGCTACGGCGAGGAGTTCAACAGGGTGCGTTCCGAGCTGGGCCTTGCCCAAGCGCCTCGGGTCGACAGCTACGGCGGATTCGTCTTCGCATCACTGGCGCCAGCCGGTATCTCGTTAGCCGAGCACCTTGGCAAGGCGACACGCGCCATCGACCGTCTGCTGAACCTGTCCCCCACCCGCGAGATCGACCTGCGGGCCAACTGGATGAAGCACTTGCACCACGCCAACTGGAAGATGGTGGTGGAGAACAACGTCGACGGCTACCACGCGCTGTTCACCCATGCCTCGGTGTACGACGCGATCAAGCCCGCCAAAGTGTCGCATGTCCCGACCAAGGTCGATGTGCTGGTCCGCGACCTCGGCAACGGTCATTCCGAGATCGACTACAGCGACGAATACCACAAGCTTGACGAGGAATTCGTCTGGTACGGCCGGATCCCGCGAGCCAAGCTCGCCGACTACGTCCAGGCACTCGAGGGTGCGTACGGTCCCGAGCAGGCGCACGATGCACTGGTCGTCGGCCCACCACACACACTGATCTGGCCCAACCTCTTCCTGGCCGAGATGAACGTTATGTTCGTCGAACCGCAGGCGCCCGACCGCACCATCGCCTATACCACCGCGGTCCTGATACCCGGCCAGGATGCGTTGAACGAGCGCACGCTGCGCCGTTCCGAGGGGGCGATGGGTCCTGCGGGGTTCTTGATCGCCGACGACGGAGAGATCGGGATGCGCAACCAGGCAGGGCTCGCTGCCGAGCTGCCGGAGTGGCTGATGCTGGCCCGCGGTATGGAAAGCGATGTCGACGACACGACGGGCATCATCAACCGGGACAAGAGCGCCGAGACTCCCCAGCGCGGTTTCTACTCACACTGGGCCGCGGTCGTCGGCGGAATGGCCGGAGCATGA
- a CDS encoding flavin reductase family protein codes for MTLDLAAADKVLAGLRPFPVAVTTIDGGFANGLMSLSAGSASIVPELPRATVSLTKYNKSHDMLVNSGIFVMHMLSAGPDEIEKSMEILMTLGGSSGRDGDKISKLRTKPGVTGAPILLDAHSYVECRITGSLDNDENTIFVGDVVAAEVFSSEQRLRIGEAWGKLPHDWIKQYEANHEPQLQSARDLRAAAAARV; via the coding sequence ATGACGCTAGATCTCGCGGCCGCCGACAAGGTGCTGGCCGGGTTGCGACCGTTTCCGGTGGCGGTAACCACGATTGACGGCGGTTTCGCCAATGGGCTGATGTCGCTGTCGGCGGGCTCGGCCAGCATCGTGCCGGAGCTGCCCCGCGCCACCGTCAGCCTGACCAAGTACAACAAATCGCACGACATGCTGGTGAACTCGGGCATTTTCGTGATGCACATGCTGTCGGCCGGCCCGGACGAGATCGAGAAGTCGATGGAGATCCTGATGACCCTCGGCGGCAGTTCGGGCCGGGACGGCGACAAGATCTCCAAGCTGCGGACCAAGCCGGGCGTCACTGGCGCACCGATCCTGCTCGACGCGCACAGCTACGTGGAATGCCGCATCACGGGGTCGCTGGACAACGACGAGAACACCATCTTCGTGGGTGACGTCGTCGCCGCGGAGGTGTTCAGCTCCGAGCAGAGGCTGCGGATCGGTGAGGCGTGGGGAAAGTTGCCGCACGACTGGATCAAGCAGTACGAGGCCAACCACGAGCCGCAGCTGCAGAGTGCACGCGACCTGCGGGCTGCTGCTGCGGCACGGGTCTGA
- a CDS encoding acyl-CoA dehydrogenase family protein has translation MSEGSSGAWQLPEELVMLRDTVRRFMDAHVHPLEEKLDHDTVGLPRERLVALQAKAREAGLWSLQTPEEYGGAGLSVLGQVVVAEEAAKCRMGAFFPALGAFGGNPPNIMFKATPEQFEKYARPVIDGIMSKAYTAITEASGGSDPARAINLKATREGSSYLLNGSKMWISHAPDADWGVVYARTGEGRQGISAFILEKDTPGVTFSRIPVMASFAPYELHFENVRVPAEQLIGVEGQGFSLATEFLVHGRIVYGAGPIGIAQSALDMTCQWAKDRDVFGGRLADKQGVKWMLADSEVDLRAARLLIYQAAWNADLGRDVRVDASAAKMFATEAAYRVLDRCIQIHGALGISTELPLERWFRDLRVKRLGEGATEVQREIIARSLVK, from the coding sequence ATGTCCGAAGGGTCTTCTGGAGCATGGCAGCTGCCGGAAGAATTGGTGATGCTGCGCGATACGGTGCGGCGGTTCATGGATGCGCATGTGCATCCCCTTGAGGAGAAGCTGGACCACGACACAGTCGGGCTACCCCGGGAACGGCTCGTCGCGCTGCAGGCAAAAGCCAGGGAGGCCGGACTGTGGTCACTGCAGACGCCCGAGGAGTACGGCGGCGCCGGGCTCAGTGTCCTCGGCCAAGTGGTGGTCGCCGAGGAGGCAGCGAAATGCCGGATGGGGGCCTTCTTTCCGGCCCTCGGAGCCTTCGGCGGCAACCCCCCCAACATTATGTTCAAGGCGACACCCGAACAGTTCGAAAAGTACGCCCGACCTGTCATCGATGGGATCATGTCAAAGGCGTACACCGCGATCACCGAGGCTTCCGGTGGGTCGGATCCGGCGCGGGCGATCAATCTCAAGGCGACGCGTGAGGGCAGCAGCTACCTGCTCAACGGCTCGAAGATGTGGATTTCACATGCTCCGGACGCCGATTGGGGGGTGGTGTATGCCCGCACCGGCGAGGGGCGCCAGGGTATCTCGGCTTTCATTCTCGAAAAGGACACCCCAGGAGTCACGTTCAGCCGCATCCCTGTGATGGCATCTTTTGCCCCTTACGAGCTGCACTTCGAGAATGTTCGGGTCCCGGCCGAGCAACTGATCGGTGTTGAGGGACAGGGCTTTTCGTTGGCCACCGAATTCCTGGTGCACGGCCGCATCGTGTACGGGGCCGGGCCGATCGGCATCGCGCAGAGCGCACTGGACATGACCTGCCAATGGGCCAAGGACCGGGACGTCTTCGGCGGCAGACTTGCTGATAAGCAGGGCGTCAAGTGGATGCTTGCGGACAGTGAGGTAGACCTGCGGGCCGCCCGGCTGCTGATCTACCAAGCCGCGTGGAACGCCGACCTCGGCCGCGACGTTCGAGTAGACGCCTCGGCGGCCAAGATGTTCGCCACCGAGGCCGCCTACCGAGTTCTAGACCGCTGCATCCAGATTCACGGCGCGCTGGGAATCTCCACCGAACTGCCGCTGGAAAGATGGTTCCGCGACCTGCGGGTCAAGCGGCTCGGCGAAGGCGCCACCGAAGTGCAGCGCGAAATCATC
- a CDS encoding aldehyde dehydrogenase: MTDSATETLVHFDLLIGGESSPAASGLTYDSIDPFTGVPWARVPDGGVADVDRAVAAARAALNGPWGALTATARGKLLGRLGEIIAREADQLAGLEVRDGGKLVREMVGQMRSLPDYYRYYGGLADKLQGDVIPVDKPNYFVYTRHEPVGVVGAITPWNSPLLLLTWKLAAGLAAGCTFVVKPSDHTPTSTLAFAKLFAEAGFPPGVINVVTGWGPETGAALASHPGVDKIAFTGSTTTGIEVGKAAIGNMTRFSLELGGKSAQVVFADADLDAAANGVIAGVFAATGQTCLAGSRLLVDHSVADALVDKIVARAATIKLGDPKDPSTEMGPVSNQPQYEKVLSHFASAREQGATIAYGGEPAGDLGGYFVKPTVLTGVDPSMRAVAEEIFGPVLTVMTFADEDEAVTAANGTEFGLAAAVWTKDVHRAHRVAAKLRAGTVWVNAYRVVAPHVPFGGIGYSGIGRENGIDAVKDFTETKAVWVELSGETRDPFTLG; encoded by the coding sequence ATGACTGACAGCGCGACGGAGACGTTGGTCCACTTCGACCTCTTGATCGGGGGCGAATCATCGCCCGCCGCGTCGGGATTGACCTACGACAGTATCGATCCCTTCACCGGTGTGCCCTGGGCACGCGTGCCCGACGGTGGGGTTGCCGATGTGGACCGCGCCGTCGCCGCCGCTCGTGCCGCGCTCAACGGACCGTGGGGTGCGCTCACTGCGACCGCCCGCGGCAAGCTGCTGGGGCGACTCGGTGAGATCATCGCGCGCGAGGCCGACCAGCTGGCCGGACTCGAGGTGCGCGACGGCGGCAAACTGGTTCGTGAGATGGTCGGCCAGATGAGGTCTTTGCCGGATTACTACCGCTACTACGGCGGGCTGGCGGACAAGCTGCAAGGCGACGTCATACCGGTGGACAAACCCAACTACTTCGTCTACACACGCCATGAGCCGGTCGGCGTGGTCGGCGCTATCACGCCCTGGAACTCACCGTTGCTCCTGTTGACCTGGAAACTCGCCGCCGGCCTGGCCGCAGGCTGCACGTTCGTGGTCAAGCCCAGCGACCACACCCCAACGTCGACCCTCGCGTTCGCAAAACTGTTCGCCGAGGCCGGTTTTCCACCGGGTGTGATCAACGTCGTCACCGGCTGGGGCCCGGAGACGGGCGCCGCGCTCGCATCGCACCCGGGGGTCGACAAGATTGCGTTCACCGGGTCGACGACCACCGGCATTGAGGTCGGCAAGGCTGCTATCGGTAACATGACCCGGTTCTCACTCGAACTCGGCGGCAAGTCGGCGCAGGTGGTGTTCGCCGATGCCGACCTCGACGCCGCGGCCAACGGGGTGATCGCCGGTGTCTTCGCCGCCACCGGCCAAACGTGTCTGGCGGGCTCGCGGCTGTTGGTAGACCACAGCGTCGCCGACGCGTTGGTGGACAAGATCGTCGCGCGGGCGGCGACCATCAAACTGGGTGATCCCAAGGACCCGTCGACCGAGATGGGCCCGGTATCCAATCAGCCGCAGTACGAGAAGGTGCTGTCGCACTTTGCTTCTGCCCGCGAGCAGGGTGCGACGATCGCCTACGGCGGCGAGCCGGCAGGTGACCTCGGCGGCTATTTCGTCAAGCCGACGGTGCTGACCGGTGTCGACCCGTCGATGCGGGCCGTCGCCGAGGAGATCTTCGGACCCGTGCTGACGGTGATGACCTTCGCCGACGAAGACGAGGCGGTCACGGCGGCCAACGGCACCGAGTTCGGATTGGCCGCGGCGGTGTGGACCAAGGATGTCCACCGCGCGCACCGGGTGGCCGCCAAGTTGCGGGCCGGCACGGTCTGGGTCAACGCCTACCGCGTTGTCGCGCCTCATGTTCCGTTCGGCGGCATCGGCTACAGCGGCATCGGGCGAGAAAACGGTATCGATGCCGTCAAGGACTTCACCGAGACCAAGGCGGTCTGGGTGGAGCTGTCCGGGGAGACGCGCGACCCGTTCACGCTCGGCTGA
- a CDS encoding alpha/beta fold hydrolase, whose product MMSQAPAPADAVDVSRVDTENYRSIWMYLKELEFRQGFIDIGVNGVPVRTRYAEAGGPGKPHAILLHGTGGHWETFAPNLAALSQHFHCVAIDMVGNGFSGKPDYDYEIAVYVEHVLGVMDHFGMASANFIAMSLGAFVASAVCVGHPDRVGKVILMSPAGREASASNMARIRAERTKAVNEPTWASLHAVFAHLIADESNRLPDLIGLRQAVYRREDTRNTIDRLLILQDEKVRQRNLIPDEKWRGITAPVMIVASGKDHGVYQDTARTIADLIPNSEVFEMPSVRHWPHFEDPEAFNAAAIEFLTR is encoded by the coding sequence ATGATGAGCCAAGCACCAGCACCGGCCGACGCGGTCGATGTGAGCCGAGTCGACACCGAGAACTACCGCAGCATCTGGATGTACCTCAAGGAGCTCGAGTTCCGGCAAGGGTTCATTGACATCGGAGTCAATGGAGTCCCCGTCCGTACCCGTTATGCCGAGGCCGGCGGTCCGGGCAAGCCGCACGCCATCCTGCTGCACGGCACCGGCGGGCACTGGGAGACGTTCGCGCCCAACCTTGCCGCACTGTCGCAGCACTTCCATTGCGTGGCGATCGACATGGTCGGCAACGGATTCTCCGGCAAGCCGGACTATGACTATGAGATCGCGGTTTACGTCGAACACGTGCTGGGGGTGATGGACCACTTCGGCATGGCGTCGGCCAACTTCATCGCCATGTCGCTGGGCGCGTTCGTGGCGTCCGCGGTCTGTGTCGGCCACCCCGACCGGGTGGGGAAAGTGATCCTGATGTCGCCGGCCGGACGCGAGGCGTCGGCGTCGAATATGGCGCGCATTCGGGCGGAACGAACCAAAGCGGTCAACGAGCCGACGTGGGCATCGCTGCACGCCGTGTTCGCCCACCTGATCGCCGACGAGTCAAATCGGCTGCCCGATCTCATCGGTCTACGTCAGGCGGTCTACCGGCGTGAGGACACCCGCAACACCATCGACCGGCTGCTGATCCTGCAGGACGAGAAGGTGCGGCAGCGCAACCTGATTCCCGACGAGAAGTGGCGCGGCATCACTGCGCCGGTGATGATCGTGGCCTCGGGCAAGGACCACGGGGTGTACCAGGACACCGCACGCACCATAGCCGACCTGATCCCGAACTCGGAGGTATTCGAGATGCCCTCGGTGCGGCACTGGCCGCATTTCGAGGACCCTGAGGCGTTCAACGCCGCGGCGATCGAGTTCCTCACGCGATGA
- a CDS encoding class I adenylate-forming enzyme family protein, producing the protein MLIGDIATNNARRYPDKRALVDADRALTWSQVDDRARRLAAFLIGRGLVPGDRVMVIARNCIEWPEISFGLAKSGLIAVPVNIRLAPDEVAHVRDDSGARAVIIHADHLEKFLGELTELGLIVGVGASSALGTSELVTDYDTALAHAQPGAERRDITPDDVAVILYTSGTTGRAKGVMHTHRALLYQAADTNLVTEANRSDVMLATTPFFTAGGMVRTVSWLYLGQTMVIHQKFDPQAVIDEIERSAITFTTFIPTMLHRTLAILEEGPPRDMSSLRRISYGSAPVPPGLARKAMDLLGCDLQQRYGLTECGGQATILTPQDHRDIVAGKTSIATSCGRETPMCVIRVIGVDGADAAPGDVGEIVITSPANAIGYWNRPEQTAETFRPDGLRSGDLGYLDEEGYLHITGRKTDLIISGGFNVYPAEIERVIAQHSDVDMVAVVGVPDPEWGETPVAAVIPKSHVGNQDALTAELAALCRAELAGYKQPRRFVFWREFPLGPAGKILKREIANQVSHVGASDAKMPVPTGSTEERP; encoded by the coding sequence ATGCTCATCGGTGACATCGCAACCAACAACGCGCGCCGCTACCCCGACAAGCGTGCGCTGGTCGATGCCGACCGGGCGCTTACCTGGTCGCAGGTCGACGACAGAGCCCGGCGGCTCGCCGCCTTCCTGATCGGACGCGGGCTGGTACCGGGCGACCGGGTGATGGTGATCGCCCGCAACTGCATCGAATGGCCTGAGATCTCGTTCGGCCTGGCCAAGTCCGGGCTGATCGCGGTGCCGGTGAACATCAGGCTGGCTCCCGACGAAGTCGCCCACGTGCGCGACGACTCCGGCGCACGAGCGGTGATCATTCACGCCGATCACCTCGAGAAGTTCCTCGGCGAATTAACCGAGTTGGGACTGATAGTGGGGGTGGGCGCCAGCTCAGCACTCGGCACAAGCGAACTAGTCACCGACTACGACACTGCGCTGGCGCACGCGCAGCCCGGCGCCGAGCGCCGCGACATCACGCCGGACGACGTCGCGGTCATCCTGTACACCAGCGGTACCACCGGTCGCGCCAAGGGCGTGATGCACACTCACCGGGCCCTGCTCTACCAGGCGGCGGACACGAATCTTGTCACCGAGGCCAACCGCTCGGATGTGATGCTGGCGACCACGCCGTTCTTCACCGCGGGCGGCATGGTGCGCACGGTGTCATGGCTCTATCTCGGCCAGACCATGGTGATCCATCAGAAATTCGACCCGCAGGCGGTGATCGACGAGATCGAGCGCAGCGCCATCACCTTCACGACGTTCATCCCGACAATGCTGCACCGGACGCTGGCGATCCTGGAAGAGGGGCCGCCGCGCGACATGTCGAGCTTGCGGCGGATCTCCTACGGGTCGGCCCCCGTGCCGCCCGGGCTGGCACGCAAAGCGATGGACCTGCTCGGCTGCGACCTGCAGCAGCGCTACGGGCTGACCGAATGCGGCGGACAGGCAACAATTCTCACCCCGCAGGATCATCGCGACATTGTCGCCGGCAAGACGTCGATCGCAACCTCGTGCGGGCGGGAAACCCCGATGTGCGTGATCCGCGTCATCGGCGTCGACGGCGCAGATGCCGCACCCGGGGATGTCGGCGAAATCGTGATCACCAGCCCCGCCAACGCGATCGGCTACTGGAACCGACCCGAACAGACGGCGGAGACGTTCCGGCCCGACGGGTTACGCAGCGGTGACTTGGGCTATCTCGACGAGGAGGGCTACCTGCACATCACCGGTCGCAAGACCGATCTGATCATCTCCGGCGGCTTCAATGTCTATCCGGCAGAGATCGAGCGGGTGATCGCGCAGCATTCCGATGTCGACATGGTTGCGGTGGTCGGGGTGCCTGACCCTGAGTGGGGTGAGACGCCGGTCGCCGCGGTGATTCCGAAATCCCACGTCGGCAATCAGGACGCGCTGACTGCGGAACTGGCTGCGCTGTGCCGCGCCGAATTGGCCGGTTACAAGCAGCCGCGCCGATTCGTGTTCTGGCGTGAGTTCCCGTTGGGCCCCGCGGGCAAAATCCTCAAACGCGAGATCGCTAACCAGGTTAGCCATGTCGGCGCGTCAGATGCGAAGATGCCGGTACCGACCGGATCGACCGAGGAGCGCCCGTGA
- a CDS encoding Zn-ribbon domain-containing OB-fold protein gives MTATAVEDWLLVSALAPAADDDMLAPLYRAAARNELALPFCAACALPLELDQEVCDQCGNAEQDWRTVDLRGTVHAATLMHRREAGLVRGVAPYPIVDVELTSGHRIVMTTVQPADTAPPIGTAVRIGFRHLGDIAIPAIDILEDQ, from the coding sequence ATGACCGCCACCGCGGTCGAGGACTGGCTGCTGGTCAGCGCACTGGCCCCCGCCGCAGATGACGACATGCTGGCGCCGCTGTATCGAGCGGCCGCACGCAATGAGCTCGCATTGCCGTTCTGCGCGGCTTGCGCCCTGCCACTCGAGCTCGATCAAGAAGTCTGCGACCAATGCGGGAACGCCGAACAAGACTGGCGCACAGTTGATTTACGCGGGACCGTACACGCTGCGACGCTCATGCACCGGCGTGAGGCGGGCCTGGTGCGCGGCGTGGCGCCCTACCCCATCGTCGACGTCGAGCTGACGAGTGGGCACCGGATTGTGATGACGACCGTGCAACCAGCGGACACCGCACCGCCCATCGGCACGGCGGTCCGCATCGGTTTCCGCCACCTCGGCGACATCGCCATCCCGGCCATCGACATCCTGGAGGACCAGTGA
- a CDS encoding thiolase family protein codes for MTAMSLRPGATPLELAVKASAAALADAGLERADIDGILVGSSQGVRPERLGVGFAAAAGFSDLRLLEHVEIKGATTIAMIQRARHAIVTAEAATILCVFADAPLVAGRGAGSTYARSGGNTGVRGLERASGLLGSVPTYALLTQRWLHVTGTSTDALRSVATTARAWACGNPDAVNREPLDDAGYDSSPMVAEPLRLLDCARPVNGAVAVVLTGRPSVGGTRLRVRGTGREHPVRRRRAGAESWFGGGGRAVQDALDQAGMARSDLHVAELYDPFSIVTLVLLDEYRLTGDVPAGAFMRDGHSAPGGTLPINTGGGQLSGFYLQGMTPLAEAMIQLRGTGGQRQVPGATVALVGGIGGRMDHHAALVLERAA; via the coding sequence ATGACCGCGATGTCGCTGCGTCCCGGCGCAACGCCGCTCGAGCTGGCCGTCAAGGCGAGCGCTGCCGCGTTGGCCGACGCCGGACTCGAGCGGGCTGACATCGACGGGATCCTGGTCGGCTCGTCGCAGGGGGTTCGGCCGGAACGACTGGGCGTCGGCTTCGCCGCCGCGGCCGGCTTCTCGGATCTGCGCCTGTTGGAGCACGTCGAGATCAAGGGCGCCACGACCATCGCCATGATCCAGCGCGCGCGCCACGCGATCGTCACCGCTGAGGCGGCAACCATACTGTGCGTGTTCGCCGACGCGCCCCTGGTGGCCGGCCGCGGCGCGGGCTCGACCTACGCGCGCAGTGGCGGCAACACCGGAGTGCGCGGACTGGAGCGGGCCTCGGGGCTGCTCGGCTCGGTCCCGACGTATGCGCTGCTTACCCAGCGCTGGCTGCATGTCACCGGCACCAGCACCGACGCGCTGCGCTCCGTGGCCACCACGGCGAGGGCATGGGCGTGCGGCAATCCCGACGCGGTCAACCGCGAGCCGCTCGACGACGCAGGCTATGACTCTTCCCCGATGGTTGCCGAACCACTTCGACTGCTCGACTGTGCTCGGCCGGTGAACGGGGCGGTCGCCGTGGTGCTCACCGGGCGGCCCTCGGTCGGGGGCACCCGATTGCGGGTTCGCGGCACCGGGCGCGAACATCCGGTGCGGCGCCGTCGCGCGGGAGCCGAGTCGTGGTTCGGTGGCGGTGGCCGCGCGGTGCAGGACGCGCTCGACCAAGCCGGCATGGCCCGATCAGACCTGCACGTCGCCGAACTGTACGACCCGTTCTCGATTGTCACCCTGGTGTTGCTCGACGAGTACCGGCTCACCGGTGACGTTCCGGCGGGTGCGTTCATGCGTGACGGCCACTCCGCGCCGGGCGGCACGCTACCGATCAACACCGGCGGTGGTCAGCTGTCCGGTTTCTACCTGCAGGGCATGACGCCGTTGGCGGAGGCGATGATTCAGCTGCGTGGCACCGGCGGGCAACGTCAGGTTCCCGGGGCCACGGTGGCACTGGTCGGCGGTATCGGCGGCCGAATGGACCACCATGCCGCGTTGGTGCTGGAGCGTGCGGCATGA
- a CDS encoding aromatic-ring-hydroxylating dioxygenase subunit beta — protein MTVNAEPQARPALRPLPDPEILSFLYLEARLADEGRYSEWEALWADDDDTVEYRVPMHPGDDPRTTLAYINDNRRRIKSRVAQLNTGNRHSQTPPSVMRRVVSNSEVAETGADSVTVESNFALFEYRLRQRFWAGRVIHTIRLSPDGPRLLRKIVHLIDASGPVETLAFLI, from the coding sequence ATGACCGTCAACGCCGAACCCCAGGCTCGTCCCGCGCTGCGCCCGCTGCCGGACCCCGAGATCCTGTCGTTTCTGTATCTGGAGGCGCGGCTGGCCGACGAGGGCCGCTACTCGGAGTGGGAAGCGCTGTGGGCCGATGACGACGACACGGTCGAGTACCGCGTCCCGATGCACCCCGGCGACGACCCGCGCACCACGCTGGCCTATATCAACGACAACCGGCGGCGGATCAAAAGCCGGGTGGCTCAGCTCAACACCGGCAACCGGCACTCCCAGACACCGCCGTCGGTGATGCGGCGCGTGGTCTCCAACAGCGAGGTGGCGGAAACGGGCGCCGACTCCGTCACGGTGGAATCCAACTTCGCTCTATTCGAATACCGTCTACGTCAACGCTTCTGGGCCGGCCGGGTTATCCACACGATTCGCTTGTCGCCGGACGGCCCCCGGCTACTTCGCAAGATCGTGCACCTGATCGACGCGAGCGGACCGGTCGAGACACTCGCTTTCCTGATTTGA